Proteins from one Dysgonomonas sp. HDW5A genomic window:
- the nifJ gene encoding pyruvate:ferredoxin (flavodoxin) oxidoreductase: MAKEKKFLTCDGNQAAAHISYMFSEVASIYPITPSSTMAEYVDEWAAAGRKNIFGEILKVQEMQSEAGAAGALHGSLQAGAMTTTYTASQGLLLMVPNMYKIAGELLPCVFHVSARALAAQALSIFGDHQDVMAARQTGFAMFFSGSVQEVMDLSAVPHLATIESRIPFMNIFDGFRTSHEIQKVELMNQEDLIPLIDQEGLKAFRNRALNPESPVTRGTAQNDDIYFQSREASNPFYDKVPGIVEKYLEEIYKITGRKYGLFDYYGAEDADRVIIAMGSVTEAIKETIDFLNAKGEKVGLVSVHLYRPFKAEAFMALIPKTAKRIAVLDRTKEPGAPGQPLYLDVKDCFYGAEDAPTIVGGIYGLSSKDTTPSQIMSVYENLAMKLPKNDFTIGIVDDVTFKSLPMKEEVSVDDNNYEAKFYGLGSDGTVGANKNSVKIIGENTNKYCQAYFAYDSKKSGGFTASHLRFGDKPIRSTYLVNTPNFVACHVPAYLHLYDVTKGLKKNGTFLLNSVWDKNEVGNYLPDNVKKYLAVNNINFYIINATKIATEIGLGGRTNTILQSAFFKISGVVPYDLAVEQMKKFIVKSYGRKGEDVINKNYAAVDRGIEIEKVDVPAEWANITIGAPVAEDDAPDFIKNVVRPVNAQRGYDLPVSAFKGREDGTWDNGTTEYEKRGVAAFVPVWHMDNCIQCNQCAYVCPHATIRPFVLDANEQAHSPESASLLKAQGKQFDGMGFRIQVDVLDCLGCGNCVDVCPGKKGQSALEMVEIGTQYPEQNNWDFMVKNVTSKAHLVDIKQNVKNSQFATPLFEFSGACSGCGETPYIKLVTQLYGDRMLIANATGCTSIYGGSAPSTPYRKNEEGKGPAWANSLFEDNAEFGLGYALANITMRDRIERLMKQAISMADTSENTKTVFQAWIDNKQEAERTKELHPQILAIIEAGADKCEICKELLSLKQYIIKRSIWIFGGDGWAYDIGFGGLDHVLASGEDVNILVLDTEVYSNTGGQSSKSTPVAAVAKFAAAGKKIRKKDLGMIATTYGYVYVAQVAMGANQMQCLKAFKEAEEYKGPSLIIAYSPCISHGLRKGMGQAQDEEKAAVECGYWHLWRYNPMLEEEGKNPFIMDSKDPDWSKFQAFLGDEVRYTSLQKSNPTEATSLYEAAQNNATWRWKSYKRLAAGTFDSFNETKNLPE, translated from the coding sequence ATGGCAAAAGAGAAAAAATTTTTAACCTGTGATGGTAATCAAGCTGCAGCTCACATATCATATATGTTCAGCGAAGTAGCATCGATCTATCCAATCACACCATCATCAACAATGGCAGAGTATGTTGATGAATGGGCTGCTGCCGGACGAAAAAACATTTTCGGCGAAATACTTAAAGTACAGGAAATGCAATCTGAGGCCGGTGCTGCAGGAGCTCTTCACGGATCGCTTCAGGCTGGTGCAATGACTACGACATACACTGCATCGCAAGGTCTTTTATTGATGGTACCTAACATGTATAAAATTGCAGGGGAGCTTCTTCCTTGTGTATTTCATGTTTCGGCTCGTGCATTAGCTGCACAGGCTTTATCTATCTTCGGAGACCACCAAGACGTAATGGCTGCTCGCCAAACAGGTTTTGCAATGTTCTTCTCGGGATCGGTTCAAGAAGTAATGGATCTTTCTGCTGTACCTCATTTGGCTACAATAGAATCTCGCATACCTTTCATGAATATATTTGATGGATTCCGTACATCTCACGAAATTCAAAAAGTAGAATTAATGAACCAAGAAGACCTTATTCCTCTTATCGATCAAGAAGGTCTTAAAGCATTCCGTAACAGAGCTCTAAATCCTGAAAGCCCTGTAACACGTGGTACTGCTCAGAATGATGATATCTACTTCCAATCTCGTGAAGCATCTAATCCATTCTACGATAAAGTACCCGGTATCGTTGAAAAATATCTGGAAGAAATTTATAAAATAACAGGTCGTAAATATGGCTTATTCGATTATTATGGAGCAGAAGATGCAGACAGAGTAATCATTGCTATGGGATCTGTAACCGAAGCGATTAAAGAAACTATCGATTTCTTGAATGCTAAAGGTGAAAAAGTAGGTCTTGTATCTGTACACTTATATCGTCCGTTTAAAGCTGAAGCTTTCATGGCTTTGATACCTAAAACAGCGAAAAGAATTGCAGTTCTTGACCGTACTAAAGAACCTGGTGCTCCGGGACAACCTCTTTATCTTGATGTTAAAGATTGTTTCTATGGAGCTGAAGATGCTCCAACTATCGTTGGTGGTATTTATGGTCTTTCGTCAAAAGATACTACTCCTTCTCAAATTATGTCGGTTTATGAGAACCTTGCCATGAAATTGCCTAAAAACGATTTCACTATCGGTATCGTAGATGATGTAACTTTCAAATCTCTTCCAATGAAAGAAGAAGTTTCGGTTGATGATAACAACTACGAAGCTAAATTTTACGGATTAGGTTCTGACGGTACTGTAGGAGCAAACAAAAACTCAGTGAAGATTATTGGTGAAAACACAAATAAATATTGTCAGGCATATTTTGCTTATGACTCTAAAAAATCGGGAGGTTTCACGGCATCTCACCTTCGTTTCGGAGACAAACCTATCCGTTCTACTTATTTGGTAAATACTCCAAACTTTGTAGCGTGCCATGTACCTGCTTACCTTCATCTTTATGATGTAACTAAAGGATTGAAAAAGAATGGTACCTTCCTTCTTAACTCAGTATGGGATAAAAACGAAGTAGGTAATTATCTTCCTGATAACGTAAAGAAATATCTGGCTGTTAATAACATCAATTTCTATATCATCAATGCAACAAAAATTGCAACTGAAATAGGTCTTGGTGGACGTACAAATACGATTCTTCAATCTGCATTCTTCAAAATCTCAGGTGTAGTACCTTACGATTTGGCTGTAGAGCAAATGAAGAAATTCATCGTTAAATCTTACGGGCGTAAGGGAGAAGATGTAATTAATAAGAATTATGCTGCTGTTGATCGTGGTATTGAAATAGAAAAAGTTGATGTTCCTGCTGAATGGGCCAACATTACGATTGGTGCTCCAGTAGCAGAAGACGATGCTCCTGATTTCATCAAGAATGTAGTTCGTCCGGTAAATGCTCAACGTGGATATGATCTACCGGTATCAGCATTTAAAGGTCGTGAAGACGGTACTTGGGATAATGGTACTACCGAATACGAAAAACGTGGTGTAGCTGCATTCGTTCCGGTATGGCACATGGATAATTGTATACAATGTAACCAATGTGCTTACGTATGTCCTCACGCAACAATACGTCCTTTCGTATTGGACGCTAACGAGCAAGCACATTCTCCAGAAAGTGCATCTTTGCTTAAGGCTCAAGGTAAACAATTCGATGGCATGGGATTCCGTATCCAGGTAGACGTTTTAGACTGCCTTGGTTGTGGTAACTGTGTTGATGTATGTCCTGGTAAAAAGGGACAAAGTGCTCTTGAAATGGTTGAGATTGGTACTCAATACCCAGAGCAAAACAATTGGGACTTTATGGTGAAAAACGTAACCAGCAAAGCTCACTTGGTAGACATCAAACAAAACGTTAAAAACTCACAGTTTGCAACTCCATTGTTTGAGTTCTCAGGTGCATGCTCGGGTTGTGGAGAAACTCCATATATCAAACTTGTAACTCAATTGTATGGTGACAGAATGTTGATCGCAAATGCCACCGGTTGTACATCTATCTATGGTGGATCGGCTCCCTCTACTCCATATCGTAAAAACGAAGAGGGCAAAGGTCCGGCTTGGGCTAACTCTTTATTCGAAGATAATGCTGAGTTCGGTTTAGGATATGCTTTGGCTAATATCACTATGCGTGACAGAATCGAAAGATTGATGAAGCAAGCTATTTCGATGGCTGATACTTCAGAAAATACTAAGACTGTATTCCAAGCATGGATTGATAATAAACAAGAGGCTGAGAGAACTAAGGAGTTACATCCTCAAATCTTAGCTATCATAGAAGCTGGTGCTGACAAATGTGAGATTTGCAAAGAACTACTATCTCTGAAACAATATATTATCAAACGTTCGATCTGGATCTTTGGTGGTGACGGATGGGCTTATGATATAGGTTTTGGTGGACTTGACCACGTACTTGCTTCGGGTGAAGACGTAAATATTTTGGTTCTGGATACTGAAGTTTATTCAAACACAGGAGGACAATCTTCGAAATCGACACCGGTTGCTGCTGTTGCTAAATTTGCTGCTGCAGGTAAAAAGATTCGTAAGAAAGACCTTGGTATGATTGCGACAACTTATGGTTATGTATACGTTGCTCAGGTAGCAATGGGAGCAAATCAAATGCAATGTTTGAAAGCATTCAAAGAAGCTGAAGAATACAAAGGACCATCTTTAATTATCGCTTATTCTCCATGTATCAGCCACGGATTACGTAAAGGTATGGGACAAGCTCAGGATGAAGAAAAAGCAGCTGTAGAATGCGGATACTGGCACTTGTGGCGTTACAACCCAATGTTGGAAGAAGAAGGCAAGAACCCATTCATTATGGATAGTAAAGATCCGGACTGGAGTAAGTTCCAAGCATTCCTTGGGGATGAAGTACGTTATACTTCGCTTCAAAAATCGAATCCGACAGAGGCAACCAGTCTATATGAAGCAGCTCAAAACAATGCTACTTGGCGTTGGAAAAGCTACAAACGTCTGGCTGCGGGAACTTTCGATAGTTTCAATGAAACTAAAAATCTTCCTGAATAA
- a CDS encoding T9SS type A sorting domain-containing protein, with amino-acid sequence MKIKLLLLVGIGFAPFVLVAQTAFLYNKGVMSVKSTNVNNTTLYINGDFIAGHDATAACNITLDNSRTVLTGDFIHDLNGGASAFSNVFNYATGDNSRFVFNGTTAQTIKLASGLTYNHYLKGENYIKFPTLVIQNSNHVTLVPELAAQASGLSLNTGRLILDSRRAIDTDFIGPIFNTFQNASTSSMLAHFMVASSSPTAISTPNNNPTFAATATSNNQFGAVQVNLQLDNPLDYNVGGTGGKIDERYGRSLIGMGIPYKEMKSDYFFWNFLMIPKNESIIGGTPGNTMTDPQRTLKAGEGFVIGIDLRGTNPANYEYDLHPLYQINPNRPQFDQRVTEKYQFSRFGPFFNNSNNVRQANGWGGHATVPNAPVMAAPGAGANGINDVSYANEVLNYQDITGLTISQGYNYYANPYTVPLDLSPLVNGTGTADWNNVIFAGPGVTPRDFTNKVWVLDPSSVGSGSYDILNPGGIGPGNKWVMVNAKYRVMKDVAATVNPYDPATDSPREILAPLQMFVLYSPSGSAKTLTIPASARAITYNALFLRSTSKPNKLVDDFLFEIKDEKIKSSDRTAIAIRTPQDIMTNPDYEGTKKLVTLITSDKTTTRSTTEEGAVTQTNMSTVYTKSDGGIALESNILGVPQSAQSETVTLYVTPSLTAQNISIRAGRLETAYRVKGIMLKDKVTNKEFDLFGGKTYTTASKATDAVDRFSLRFIFDTSGIEDGDNGSESKSITSYYLNGTLTVTGFDDADFGSVISVYDIQGRMAAQAKVNDTTVEITQPFSPGAYIVKVVGNKSYAAKFLVK; translated from the coding sequence ATGAAAATAAAACTACTCTTGCTTGTAGGAATTGGATTTGCGCCGTTTGTATTAGTGGCTCAGACTGCTTTTTTATATAATAAAGGAGTTATGTCAGTTAAATCAACGAATGTTAATAATACAACCTTGTATATTAATGGCGATTTCATAGCCGGTCATGATGCAACTGCAGCGTGTAATATTACGTTGGATAACTCAAGAACGGTTCTTACCGGAGATTTTATTCACGACTTAAATGGTGGCGCTTCAGCCTTTAGTAATGTTTTTAATTATGCTACAGGTGATAATTCTCGTTTTGTCTTTAATGGTACAACTGCACAAACTATTAAATTAGCTTCAGGGTTGACTTATAACCATTATCTGAAGGGAGAGAATTATATTAAATTCCCTACTCTAGTTATTCAAAATAGTAATCACGTAACGCTTGTTCCCGAATTGGCAGCACAAGCCTCTGGTTTGTCATTAAATACAGGACGATTGATTCTGGATTCAAGAAGAGCTATTGATACAGATTTTATAGGACCTATTTTTAATACTTTTCAAAATGCTTCAACTTCTAGCATGTTGGCACATTTTATGGTTGCCTCAAGCAGTCCGACAGCAATTTCTACACCGAATAATAATCCGACTTTTGCAGCTACTGCTACTAGTAATAACCAATTTGGAGCAGTACAGGTAAATCTTCAATTAGATAATCCTCTTGACTATAATGTAGGAGGTACCGGCGGCAAAATAGATGAAAGATACGGTCGTAGTCTTATTGGTATGGGGATTCCTTATAAAGAAATGAAATCTGATTACTTCTTTTGGAATTTCTTGATGATACCTAAAAATGAAAGTATAATCGGAGGAACTCCGGGTAATACAATGACAGATCCTCAACGTACATTAAAAGCGGGCGAAGGTTTTGTTATTGGTATAGATTTAAGAGGAACTAATCCTGCTAATTATGAATATGATTTGCATCCCTTATATCAAATTAATCCCAATAGACCTCAATTCGATCAGCGTGTAACAGAGAAATATCAATTTAGCCGTTTCGGTCCATTTTTTAATAACTCCAATAATGTTAGGCAAGCTAATGGTTGGGGGGGACATGCAACTGTGCCAAATGCTCCAGTAATGGCTGCACCGGGAGCAGGAGCAAATGGTATAAACGATGTTTCTTATGCAAATGAAGTGCTTAATTATCAGGATATAACAGGTCTTACTATTTCTCAAGGATATAATTATTATGCAAACCCTTATACTGTGCCTCTTGATCTTTCACCTCTAGTGAATGGGACAGGAACTGCTGATTGGAATAATGTTATTTTTGCTGGCCCTGGCGTAACTCCACGTGACTTTACAAATAAAGTATGGGTTTTAGATCCTTCGTCAGTCGGATCTGGTTCTTACGATATTTTAAATCCGGGTGGCATTGGTCCGGGTAATAAGTGGGTCATGGTTAATGCGAAGTATCGGGTTATGAAGGACGTTGCTGCAACAGTTAATCCTTATGATCCGGCAACTGATAGTCCTCGAGAGATACTTGCTCCTCTGCAGATGTTTGTTTTATATTCTCCTAGTGGAAGTGCTAAGACTTTGACAATACCTGCATCAGCCAGAGCTATTACATATAATGCTCTTTTTTTAAGGTCAACCTCTAAACCGAATAAATTAGTTGATGACTTTTTATTTGAGATTAAAGACGAGAAGATTAAATCTTCCGATAGAACGGCAATTGCTATCAGAACGCCTCAGGATATTATGACTAATCCCGACTATGAAGGGACTAAGAAATTAGTTACTCTAATTACTTCCGACAAGACAACAACACGCTCTACTACAGAAGAAGGTGCTGTTACTCAAACCAATATGAGTACAGTTTATACTAAGAGTGATGGCGGAATTGCTTTAGAATCTAATATATTGGGTGTGCCTCAGTCTGCCCAAAGCGAAACAGTTACATTATATGTGACTCCAAGTCTTACAGCTCAGAATATAAGTATAAGAGCAGGGCGTTTGGAAACAGCTTACAGAGTAAAAGGTATAATGCTAAAAGATAAAGTAACAAATAAAGAATTTGATTTATTTGGCGGTAAAACTTATACAACTGCTTCTAAAGCAACCGATGCTGTTGACAGATTTTCTCTAAGGTTTATATTTGATACCTCGGGTATTGAAGATGGTGATAATGGTTCGGAATCTAAATCTATAACATCTTATTATCTAAACGGAACATTAACTGTTACAGGATTTGATGATGCAGATTTTGGAAGTGTAATTTCTGTATATGATATACAAGGAAGAATGGCTGCTCAGGCTAAGGTGAATGATACGACTGTAGAAATTACTCAACCATTCTCTCCGGGAGCTTATATCGTGAAAGTTGTAGGTAATAAATCATATGCTGCTAAATTTTTGGTAAAATGA
- a CDS encoding BspA family leucine-rich repeat surface protein — MKKTLLFLSCLLLLLAGCSQNELDQDYASGGKNAQSNKIRWYGTKLSKGVQTRGVADGSKRWNQDAGIYIKFINTPADQTIIDRVKQTAAEWEEYAGIKLHFVEQDKKADVRIAFDWNNNDWLTWSYTGNDAKLVIDQSQPTAVFGGIEYLDDTEFKGDVLRLFGQILGLEYEQRHQEWSKNGYWKDASQLQAYWEDQFEGYSMDWSQIRQYVFEPLTEATANQLLETKEIDELSVMAWPYYNRKQTTKLLANYELSEGDKAFIARLYPKTAVTLPTIQEAWVDAGYFTWTDATKTALRITELGAKQEYLPDVSDGEQLTSALAMFANFSWNASKIKKAPKFNSSNITNFGAMFFGCNSLNTIPLLDTSKGTEFGLMFSGCSSLNTIPLLNTSEGTNFENMFRNCISLNSIPPLDTSKGTSFKYMFSECGSLKTIPLLNTSEGINFSRMFDYCSSLESIPLLDTSKGTNFESMFSSCISLTSIPLLDTSMGEDFGQMFSNCKSLINIPLLNTSKGKNFNRMFRDCSSLTSKPQLDLSNATDTQDIFKGTPWE; from the coding sequence ATGAAGAAAACATTATTATTTTTAAGTTGCCTGCTTCTCTTATTAGCAGGTTGCAGTCAAAACGAACTTGATCAGGACTATGCATCCGGAGGGAAAAATGCACAATCAAACAAAATTCGCTGGTACGGGACCAAGTTATCCAAAGGAGTACAAACCAGAGGTGTTGCCGATGGCTCGAAACGCTGGAATCAGGATGCGGGGATTTACATTAAGTTTATCAATACTCCTGCTGACCAGACAATCATCGACAGGGTAAAACAAACAGCTGCTGAATGGGAAGAGTATGCGGGTATTAAACTCCATTTCGTCGAACAAGACAAAAAAGCGGATGTACGTATCGCTTTCGACTGGAACAACAACGATTGGCTGACTTGGTCTTACACCGGGAACGATGCCAAATTGGTGATTGACCAAAGCCAGCCTACGGCTGTTTTTGGAGGCATAGAGTACTTGGATGACACAGAGTTTAAGGGAGATGTACTTCGCTTATTCGGGCAAATACTAGGTCTGGAATATGAACAACGTCACCAAGAATGGAGTAAAAACGGCTACTGGAAGGATGCTTCTCAATTACAAGCTTATTGGGAAGATCAGTTCGAAGGTTACAGTATGGATTGGAGCCAGATACGCCAATACGTATTTGAACCTCTAACAGAAGCAACTGCCAATCAATTATTAGAAACAAAGGAAATTGATGAACTTTCGGTAATGGCATGGCCTTATTACAACCGTAAGCAAACAACTAAGCTACTGGCGAACTATGAACTATCGGAAGGAGACAAGGCCTTTATTGCACGCTTATACCCTAAAACGGCTGTTACATTGCCTACTATCCAAGAAGCTTGGGTTGATGCAGGTTATTTCACTTGGACTGACGCTACTAAAACTGCATTGAGAATTACTGAACTCGGAGCAAAGCAAGAATATTTACCGGATGTTTCAGATGGTGAGCAATTGACGAGTGCTCTTGCAATGTTTGCAAACTTTTCATGGAATGCATCTAAAATAAAAAAAGCTCCTAAATTTAATTCCTCCAATATTACAAACTTTGGCGCAATGTTTTTTGGATGTAACTCTCTAAACACGATTCCTCTTTTAGATACTTCTAAAGGAACTGAGTTTGGTTTAATGTTTTCTGGATGTAGCTCTTTAAACACGATCCCTCTTTTAAATACCTCTGAAGGAACTAATTTTGAAAATATGTTTAGAAACTGTATCTCTCTAAATTCGATTCCTCCCCTAGATACCTCTAAAGGAACTAGTTTTAAATACATGTTTTCTGAATGTGGCTCTTTAAAGACAATTCCTCTTTTAAATACTTCTGAAGGAATTAATTTCTCAAGGATGTTTGACTATTGTAGCTCTTTAGAATCAATTCCTCTTTTAGACACATCTAAGGGAACTAATTTTGAAAGTATGTTTAGTAGCTGTATATCTTTAACTAGCATTCCCCTATTAGACACATCTATGGGAGAAGATTTTGGGCAGATGTTTAGCAATTGCAAATCCCTAATCAATATTCCACTTTTAAATACATCAAAAGGGAAAAATTTTAATCGTATGTTTCGAGACTGTTCATCACTTACTAGCAAACCTCAACTCGATTTATCAAACGCAACAGATACTCAAGATATATTCAAAGGAACTCCATGGGAATAA
- a CDS encoding polyprenyl synthetase family protein, whose product MYTFSDILNKINNEVSTLKFEGKPESLFAPIDYILELGGKRVRPVLAVMAYNLYKDDIEKSIPIALGIEIFHNFTLLHDDLMDRADKRRGKPTVHIKWDDNTAVLSGDAMLIESYKEIAKTDKAHLPEVLSLFSTTATEICCGQQLDMEFEKRLDVSIAEYLEMIRLKTAVLLGCALKCGAIAAGAGQEDAEALYNFGINIGLAFQLMDDLLDVYGDPATFGKRIGGDILCNKKTFLQITALQHEGSKAKLLDWINKTDFEETEKIKAVTTIYNELNLKQTSADIIHAYYEKGISFLDLVSVDYAKKKELRELAESLLTRNS is encoded by the coding sequence CTGTATACATTTTCCGACATACTCAACAAGATTAATAACGAAGTAAGCACCCTTAAGTTTGAAGGTAAACCCGAATCGTTATTTGCACCGATAGATTACATCCTCGAACTTGGAGGTAAGCGTGTTCGCCCCGTACTTGCTGTAATGGCTTATAACTTATACAAAGACGATATAGAGAAGTCAATTCCTATTGCATTGGGTATTGAGATTTTTCACAATTTCACCTTGCTACATGACGACTTAATGGATCGAGCCGATAAACGCCGGGGTAAACCTACCGTACATATAAAGTGGGATGATAACACAGCCGTTTTATCAGGTGATGCAATGTTGATTGAGTCTTATAAAGAAATTGCAAAGACTGATAAAGCACATTTGCCGGAAGTCTTGTCTCTATTTTCAACTACTGCAACCGAAATATGCTGTGGACAGCAATTGGATATGGAATTCGAGAAACGCCTGGATGTATCCATTGCTGAATACCTCGAAATGATACGTTTAAAAACAGCTGTACTATTAGGCTGTGCTCTAAAATGCGGGGCTATTGCTGCCGGAGCCGGACAAGAAGATGCAGAAGCTCTATATAATTTCGGGATCAATATAGGTTTAGCATTTCAATTAATGGATGATCTACTTGATGTTTATGGAGATCCGGCTACCTTCGGCAAACGAATAGGAGGAGATATTCTTTGTAACAAAAAAACCTTTTTACAAATTACAGCTCTTCAACACGAAGGCAGTAAAGCTAAATTACTGGACTGGATAAATAAAACTGACTTTGAGGAAACGGAGAAAATTAAAGCGGTAACAACCATATACAATGAACTGAACTTAAAACAAACATCGGCAGACATCATTCACGCTTATTATGAAAAAGGAATCTCCTTCCTCGATTTAGTAAGTGTTGATTATGCTAAGAAAAAAGAGCTAAGAGAATTAGCTGAAAGTTTATTGACTCGTAATTCATAA
- the rluF gene encoding 23S rRNA pseudouridine(2604) synthase RluF — protein MEYRLNKYISASGYCSRREADKYIESGNVTVNGKKATIGSRVLPGQKVKVNGELIENKIEPVYIAFNKPVGVVSSTNPLERDNIIEFIRHEQRIFPIGRLDKDSQGLILLTNDGDIVNKILRAGNNHKKDYIVTVNRPITSDFLTRMSQGVPILDRVTRRCEIEKINPYTFKISLIQGLNRQIRRMCEYFNYDVLKLERIQIMNIKLDKLGQGNWRNLTASEMEGLFDMLEDSEKTSGGKAPSNSNKSFNRALEEHDIKTNYRKASLNAKKADRVNSEKPKKSSAPYENTEEKPKPKTKGKPSSGLRVGKQKMAANKPKPKPKTDTKGKERGKGRAAR, from the coding sequence ATGGAATATCGTTTAAATAAATACATCAGTGCATCAGGATATTGTTCTCGAAGAGAGGCTGATAAATATATAGAAAGTGGAAATGTTACCGTAAATGGTAAGAAGGCCACGATAGGTTCACGTGTTTTGCCCGGACAAAAGGTAAAGGTAAACGGTGAATTGATTGAGAATAAAATAGAGCCTGTATACATTGCTTTCAATAAACCTGTAGGTGTTGTAAGTTCGACCAATCCATTGGAACGTGATAATATCATCGAATTTATCAGACATGAACAACGTATATTTCCCATCGGCAGGTTGGATAAGGATTCTCAGGGATTAATACTACTGACCAATGACGGAGATATCGTCAATAAAATATTACGTGCAGGCAATAATCACAAAAAAGATTATATTGTAACTGTAAACAGACCGATAACATCCGATTTTCTGACTCGCATGTCGCAAGGTGTACCTATTTTAGATAGAGTTACACGCAGATGTGAGATTGAGAAAATTAATCCTTATACATTCAAAATATCGCTGATACAAGGTCTTAACAGACAGATAAGACGCATGTGCGAATATTTTAATTATGATGTGCTTAAGCTCGAACGTATTCAGATAATGAATATCAAGCTTGATAAATTAGGACAAGGAAACTGGCGCAACCTTACTGCTTCGGAAATGGAAGGCTTATTTGATATGCTTGAAGATTCGGAGAAAACAAGTGGAGGAAAAGCTCCCTCAAACAGTAACAAGTCATTTAACAGAGCTCTTGAGGAGCATGACATAAAAACAAATTACCGTAAAGCCAGCTTAAATGCAAAGAAGGCAGACAGGGTAAATTCCGAAAAGCCGAAAAAAAGCTCGGCACCATATGAGAATACGGAGGAGAAGCCTAAACCCAAAACAAAAGGAAAACCTTCGAGCGGTTTAAGGGTTGGAAAACAAAAAATGGCAGCCAACAAACCTAAACCTAAGCCAAAAACGGATACTAAAGGCAAAGAAAGAGGAAAAGGCAGAGCTGCGAGATAA
- a CDS encoding DUF1493 family protein has product MDQFILQYSGYSNTIYDNTSISRDLNIKSEAAFDFIQAYSEQFNIDISSFDFAKYFPSADSQDLLSNTRTDLTVGDLIRGIKAGELNDDIIAFEENDPNLPPKLTIKKIILGAILVLVVAAILTVIAIWL; this is encoded by the coding sequence TTGGATCAATTCATCCTGCAATACTCGGGATATAGCAATACTATATATGACAACACTTCTATTTCTAGAGACTTGAATATTAAGAGCGAAGCTGCTTTTGACTTCATCCAAGCCTACTCGGAACAATTCAACATTGACATTTCCTCGTTTGATTTCGCTAAATATTTCCCATCCGCAGATAGCCAAGACCTCCTTAGCAATACACGCACAGATTTAACCGTTGGAGATTTAATCCGAGGGATAAAAGCCGGTGAATTAAATGATGATATAATAGCATTTGAAGAAAACGATCCTAATTTACCGCCTAAGCTAACTATAAAAAAAATAATACTCGGAGCCATATTAGTACTTGTAGTTGCAGCAATATTAACCGTTATAGCTATCTGGCTATAG
- a CDS encoding TatD family hydrolase produces MTIIDTHSHTYDESFENDIQDVISRAKQAGISHILLPNVDIESIEQVNRLAESYPQYCLPMMGLHPTSVTANWQSDLNKIKEQFFLHKYIAVGEIGIDLYWDKSLEKEQKAAFEEQLRWSIEFNLPVSIHCRNAISESVECIKNVGASKLRGAFHSFGGNAEELQSVLALQNFYLGINGTVTYKNSTLPQVLTATDLSRLIIETDAPYLPPVPYRGKRNEPSYTIHIANKLSEIYGVTPQKVGEITTNNAKKLFSID; encoded by the coding sequence ATGACCATCATAGATACGCATTCGCACACATACGACGAAAGCTTCGAAAACGACATACAAGATGTTATATCCAGAGCTAAACAAGCGGGGATAAGCCATATTCTGCTTCCAAATGTAGACATAGAGTCTATAGAGCAGGTTAATCGGCTTGCTGAAAGCTATCCACAATATTGTTTACCTATGATGGGACTACATCCGACAAGTGTAACTGCAAACTGGCAATCGGATTTGAACAAAATCAAAGAACAATTTTTTCTACATAAATACATTGCTGTCGGTGAGATAGGGATAGATCTTTATTGGGACAAGTCCCTAGAGAAGGAACAGAAAGCTGCTTTTGAAGAACAGCTAAGATGGAGTATCGAATTTAATTTGCCTGTATCCATACATTGCAGAAACGCAATAAGTGAATCTGTTGAATGCATAAAAAATGTAGGAGCATCGAAGTTGAGAGGAGCATTTCATAGTTTCGGCGGAAATGCTGAAGAATTGCAAAGTGTATTAGCTCTTCAAAACTTTTATCTGGGTATAAACGGAACAGTAACTTACAAAAACTCTACACTTCCACAGGTTTTAACGGCAACTGACCTCTCTCGGCTCATTATAGAGACAGACGCACCTTATCTACCGCCTGTGCCTTACAGAGGGAAAAGAAATGAGCCTTCTTATACCATTCATATTGCAAACAAGCTATCTGAGATATATGGTGTTACTCCCCAGAAAGTAGGAGAAATAACAACCAACAATGCAAAAAAACTATTTTCGATAGACTGA